A portion of the Simkania negevensis Z genome contains these proteins:
- a CDS encoding biotin transporter BioY, whose product MMDIFIETTPVFSEKVRSFSKSLLQVVLGSFFLALCAKVTIPMQPVPLSLQTLGVFILAMMIGGRNAGLAGLLYLAQATVGLPVLAAGANPLWIFGPTAGYLVAFPIAAYVIGTLVEKKSDSSLWVMFSIFCGQLIIYVLGALFLSRLIGMKMAVSLGVLPFLPLAGFKLILATSMSGLYLRIKKKFA is encoded by the coding sequence ATGATGGATATTTTTATTGAAACGACTCCAGTCTTCTCGGAGAAGGTTCGCTCTTTTTCTAAGTCACTCTTGCAAGTTGTGTTAGGGAGCTTTTTTCTTGCCCTTTGTGCGAAAGTGACCATTCCAATGCAACCTGTTCCTTTATCGCTTCAAACACTAGGTGTTTTTATTTTAGCGATGATGATTGGAGGCAGAAATGCAGGTTTAGCTGGGCTTTTATACCTTGCTCAAGCAACTGTTGGTCTTCCTGTGTTAGCCGCTGGCGCAAATCCTCTTTGGATATTTGGTCCAACTGCTGGCTACCTTGTTGCTTTCCCAATCGCAGCTTACGTGATCGGAACACTTGTAGAAAAGAAAAGTGATTCATCACTTTGGGTGATGTTTTCAATTTTCTGTGGTCAGTTGATCATTTACGTTCTTGGCGCTTTATTTCTTTCTCGACTTATCGGAATGAAAATGGCAGTGAGTTTGGGGGTTCTTCCCTTTCTTCCACTTGCAGGATTTAAATTGATTTTAGCGACTTCGATGAGTGGTCTCTATTTGCGCATAAAGAAGAAGTTTGCATAA
- a CDS encoding MFS transporter encodes MKKPTYFVAASVGNLFEHYDKFLFAFLAPFLAPLFFKSETPLLSLILTFGIMPLGILSRPLGALVFGKMGDTQGRKKALTITLMGMALVTFFMGLLPTYSQAGWIAPLLLALARLIQNFFAAGEVTGGALLILEHCNPKKRSLLSSIYDCSCVLGILIASLSVTLLAQFGLIEKGWRYLYFAGASTALVGLGLRLFIREDFIIRKKASSTLPLIWQQKRLFLTLCLGMGFSYAIYESATTLLNGYLPFVSQISQTDSVWIGTSILVLDLLLLPVFGYLAMRISYQKTISFFLILTAAMSFPLFHALSHAGGLTVILVRVIFVILGVGFSAPLYAWAMELVPKEFRYTLISLATAVGSQLFGGGACALSLWLYQITGWVGAPGLYLGTLSLLTFFAVQRVFPTHCIQTIHSKLLDQSCERC; translated from the coding sequence ATGAAAAAACCCACCTATTTTGTTGCCGCATCTGTCGGCAATCTTTTTGAACATTACGATAAATTTTTATTCGCATTTTTAGCGCCCTTTTTGGCGCCTCTTTTCTTTAAATCAGAAACACCTCTTTTATCTTTGATTCTAACTTTTGGAATCATGCCTCTTGGAATCCTTTCTAGGCCTTTGGGCGCACTCGTTTTTGGCAAGATGGGCGACACCCAAGGAAGAAAAAAGGCTCTTACTATCACATTAATGGGTATGGCCCTTGTAACCTTTTTCATGGGACTTTTACCCACTTATTCTCAAGCGGGATGGATCGCACCACTATTGCTGGCACTTGCGAGACTGATACAAAACTTTTTCGCAGCAGGAGAAGTGACCGGGGGAGCTCTCTTGATTTTAGAACACTGCAATCCAAAAAAACGAAGTCTTTTGAGTAGTATCTACGACTGCTCATGCGTCCTCGGAATTTTGATCGCATCGCTTTCTGTCACACTGCTTGCCCAGTTTGGACTCATTGAAAAAGGATGGCGCTATCTCTATTTTGCTGGAGCTTCAACGGCTTTAGTTGGTTTAGGCTTGCGCCTCTTCATTCGAGAAGATTTTATCATTAGAAAAAAAGCTTCTTCTACCTTGCCTCTGATTTGGCAACAAAAACGGCTTTTTCTCACCCTCTGTTTAGGGATGGGGTTTTCTTACGCCATTTATGAAAGCGCCACAACACTACTAAATGGGTACCTCCCCTTTGTGTCTCAAATCTCTCAAACCGATTCGGTTTGGATTGGAACGTCGATTCTTGTCTTAGATCTCCTCCTCCTCCCGGTTTTTGGCTACCTCGCTATGCGCATTTCATACCAAAAAACGATTTCCTTTTTCCTCATACTGACTGCAGCAATGAGCTTCCCTCTCTTTCATGCCTTAAGTCATGCAGGAGGCCTGACAGTCATACTTGTTCGTGTGATTTTTGTGATTTTAGGAGTAGGGTTTTCAGCTCCTCTTTATGCATGGGCAATGGAACTCGTACCAAAAGAGTTTCGTTACACGTTGATTTCGCTTGCGACAGCGGTTGGATCACAGCTCTTTGGAGGTGGAGCCTGCGCGCTTAGCTTGTGGCTGTATCAGATAACTGGATGGGTCGGAGCTCCTGGGCTTTACTTGGGAACTCTTAGTCTGTTGACGTTTTTTGCGGTCCAAAGGGTTTTCCCAACTCATTGCATCCAAACGATCCACTCCAAACTCCTCGATCAGAGTTGTGAGCGGTGTTAA